The following are encoded together in the Xanthomonas vesicatoria ATCC 35937 genome:
- a CDS encoding SDR family NAD(P)-dependent oxidoreductase — MNTNAPPLPANDDLPLTDRLRAALDLLEAIEADRSVLDTLPEADRVRLHQVVAKVYHPEPKARRQLLKQRERERHQEKVRKAEALLEQRGIRALRRKPVFSTPNFFPPHAAGLHDAHNGENASEPPEPMHSPELRHCYVCKQKFTQLHHFYDQMCPACAELNFFKRTETADLRGRVALLTGGRVKIGYQAGLKLLRAGAELIVTTRFPRDSAARYAEEPDFAQWGHRLQVFGLDLRHTPSVEAFCSQLLATRERLDFIINNACQTVRRPPQFYAHMMANETAALDALPDTVRQLVGHYEGLRTPELLREASATALPAVHGRGLADADGLTRAAELSQVALLDDELVGQEHLFPEGRLDQDLQQVDLRGRNSWRLLMAEVPSVELLETQLVNAIAPFIINARLKPLMLRTPERDKHIVNVSAMEGQFYRNFKTTRHPHTNMAKAALNMMTRTSAADYQNDGIHMNSVDTGWVTDEDPADIAALKVQQERFHPPLDIVDGAARIVDPIIHGFNTGEHVWGQFLKDYAPTDW; from the coding sequence TTGAACACCAACGCCCCGCCCCTGCCCGCCAACGACGACCTGCCGCTCACCGACCGCCTGCGCGCGGCGCTGGACCTGCTGGAGGCCATCGAGGCCGACCGCAGCGTGCTCGACACCCTGCCCGAGGCCGACCGCGTGCGCCTGCACCAGGTGGTGGCCAAGGTCTATCACCCCGAGCCCAAGGCGCGGCGGCAGCTGCTCAAGCAGCGCGAGCGCGAGCGGCATCAGGAAAAGGTGCGCAAGGCCGAGGCGTTGCTCGAACAACGCGGCATCCGTGCGTTGCGACGCAAGCCGGTGTTCAGCACGCCGAACTTCTTCCCGCCGCATGCCGCTGGTCTGCACGACGCCCATAACGGCGAGAACGCATCCGAGCCGCCGGAGCCGATGCATTCGCCCGAGTTGCGGCACTGCTACGTGTGCAAGCAGAAGTTCACCCAGCTGCATCACTTCTACGACCAGATGTGCCCGGCCTGCGCCGAACTGAACTTCTTCAAGCGCACCGAAACCGCCGACCTGCGCGGCCGCGTGGCCTTGCTCACCGGTGGGCGGGTCAAGATCGGCTATCAGGCCGGCTTGAAGTTATTGCGTGCCGGTGCCGAACTGATCGTGACCACGCGCTTCCCGCGCGATTCGGCCGCGCGCTACGCGGAAGAGCCGGACTTTGCGCAGTGGGGTCACCGCCTGCAGGTCTTCGGCCTGGATCTGCGCCACACCCCCAGCGTGGAGGCTTTCTGCAGCCAGTTGCTGGCCACGCGTGAGCGGCTCGATTTCATCATCAACAATGCCTGCCAGACCGTGCGCCGCCCGCCGCAGTTCTACGCGCACATGATGGCCAATGAAACCGCCGCGCTGGATGCGCTACCGGACACCGTGCGGCAGCTGGTGGGCCATTACGAAGGGCTACGCACGCCCGAGCTATTGCGCGAAGCCTCGGCCACCGCGCTGCCGGCCGTGCACGGGCGCGGCCTCGCCGATGCCGATGGCCTCACCCGCGCCGCCGAGCTGTCGCAGGTCGCGCTGCTGGACGACGAGCTGGTGGGCCAGGAACATCTATTCCCGGAAGGCCGTCTCGACCAGGATCTGCAGCAGGTCGACCTGCGCGGCCGCAACTCCTGGCGCCTGCTGATGGCCGAAGTGCCGTCGGTGGAGCTGCTGGAAACGCAACTGGTCAACGCCATCGCGCCCTTCATCATCAACGCGCGACTCAAGCCGCTGATGCTGCGCACACCCGAGCGCGACAAGCACATCGTCAACGTCTCGGCGATGGAAGGCCAGTTCTACCGCAACTTCAAGACCACCCGCCACCCGCATACCAACATGGCCAAGGCCGCGTTGAACATGATGACGCGCACCTCGGCGGCGGATTATCAAAACGACGGCATTCACATGAACAGCGTCGACACCGGTTGGGTCACCGATGAAGATCCCGCCGATATCGCCGCGCTCAAGGTGCAGCAGGAACGCTTCCACCCGCCGCTGGATATCGTCGACGGCGCCGCCCGCATCGTCGACCCGATCATCCACGGCTTCAACACCGGCGAGCACGTGTGGGGGCAGTTCCTGAAGGATTACGCGCCGACGGATTGGTGA
- a CDS encoding M1 family metallopeptidase: MTLLTLAPFSLMAAAPTLPGAGFEVERYHVQLRPDLATTALSGAQRITLRSTTDHLSQLTFSPNALQVTSAELDGRTITATNTTKGITFTLPTALAKGARASLTFKIAGVPAQGIVRAAGGFYTSYFACDWMVCLQDSPGDKATFSLDLFLPAGMDAVSIGKASPSQVLSNDLVLHRWRADRPYSPYLFGFAVGHFSQQISDTTTGTFVYLDGTGQGANLAAAFQQTPAIAEFFAHAAGISLPERRYTQLLVPGQEAQETATFSLIGAQALQDEQEAPASPWIIAHEMAHQWWGNLVTCASWRDFWLNEGITTFMVAAWKQHAFGDAAYQQELDEARRRLAIARDAGFDKPLAWSGDYPSLRLRRAVQYSKGALFVAHLRETLGEQTFWSGMRRYTRSNVGKTVVSRDFQLAMERASGRDLSALFAQWVYGDGTPADAG; this comes from the coding sequence ATGACGCTGCTGACACTCGCACCGTTTTCTCTGATGGCCGCAGCGCCAACGCTACCGGGCGCTGGGTTCGAGGTCGAACGCTATCACGTGCAACTGCGCCCGGATCTTGCCACCACGGCGCTCTCCGGCGCGCAGCGCATCACCCTGCGCAGCACCACCGACCATCTTAGCCAACTGACCTTCTCGCCGAACGCATTGCAGGTCACCTCGGCCGAACTGGATGGTCGGACGATCACCGCGACCAACACCACCAAGGGCATCACCTTTACGTTACCAACCGCGCTTGCGAAGGGAGCCCGCGCCTCGCTCACCTTCAAGATTGCCGGCGTGCCGGCCCAGGGTATCGTTCGCGCAGCCGGTGGCTTTTACACCAGCTACTTCGCATGCGACTGGATGGTCTGCCTGCAAGACAGTCCCGGCGACAAAGCGACGTTCTCACTGGATCTATTTCTTCCAGCCGGCATGGATGCGGTGAGCATCGGCAAAGCGTCACCCAGCCAAGTGCTCTCGAACGATCTGGTGCTGCACCGCTGGCGCGCCGACAGGCCGTATTCGCCATATCTGTTCGGATTTGCAGTTGGACATTTCTCGCAGCAAATATCCGATACCACCACCGGCACATTCGTCTATCTCGATGGTACCGGTCAGGGCGCGAACCTGGCTGCAGCATTCCAGCAGACACCGGCCATTGCGGAATTCTTTGCGCACGCGGCCGGCATCTCGCTGCCAGAACGCCGTTACACCCAGCTTCTTGTGCCCGGGCAGGAGGCACAGGAGACCGCCACCTTCTCGCTCATCGGTGCGCAAGCATTGCAAGACGAGCAGGAAGCCCCTGCTTCGCCATGGATCATCGCCCATGAAATGGCGCATCAGTGGTGGGGCAATCTTGTCACTTGCGCTTCGTGGCGGGACTTCTGGTTGAACGAGGGCATCACCACCTTCATGGTCGCCGCCTGGAAGCAACACGCCTTTGGCGATGCGGCATACCAGCAGGAACTGGACGAAGCACGCCGCCGGCTTGCCATCGCCCGCGACGCCGGCTTCGACAAACCGCTTGCCTGGTCAGGCGATTATCCCTCGTTGCGTCTGCGTCGCGCCGTGCAGTACAGCAAGGGTGCGCTCTTCGTTGCCCACTTGCGGGAAACGCTTGGAGAGCAGACGTTCTGGTCCGGCATGCGCCGCTACACCCGCAGTAACGTTGGCAAAACCGTGGTCAGCCGCGATTTTCAGTTGGCAATGGAGCGCGCCAGCGGGCGCGATCTCTCAGCGCTGTTCGCGCAGTGGGTCTATGGCGACGGGACACCCGCTGACGCCGGTTAG
- a CDS encoding alpha/beta hydrolase produces the protein MLLLAGCDKAPPPAPTPSAIATPAHAAHTPAHAPGSQRGDGQPYELADTQVWDVPDPATGRTYQVFVALPRGYADHPQRRYPVLYATDGDYAFPLVKQIARRLNGEGPAIEDFILVGLSYAVGEEPMPSRRRDYTPTPEDGPTAAPVATHGKSAAYIRYLRNQVLPFVANRYRTDEQRRLYLGHSYGGLLGTQILLSSPEMFSGYILGSPSYWYGEHAMVEQEKTFVASHTDLPARVYMYVGEYEQVRYHQNHDMVIDAQNMAKVLHARGYPSLHLALDVLNDEDHLSIGPRGTTHGLKVLLGTTADARSER, from the coding sequence CTGTTGCTTCTAGCAGGCTGCGACAAGGCACCACCACCAGCCCCGACACCATCTGCCATAGCGACACCAGCGCACGCAGCACATACGCCCGCTCACGCGCCTGGTAGCCAGCGTGGCGATGGACAACCCTACGAACTGGCCGATACGCAGGTCTGGGACGTGCCGGATCCGGCGACAGGTCGCACCTACCAAGTCTTCGTCGCGCTGCCGCGTGGTTACGCGGACCATCCGCAGCGTCGCTACCCGGTGCTGTATGCCACCGACGGCGACTACGCGTTTCCGCTGGTCAAACAGATCGCGCGTCGTTTGAATGGCGAAGGCCCGGCCATCGAGGATTTCATTCTGGTTGGGCTGTCCTATGCCGTCGGCGAAGAGCCCATGCCGAGCCGCAGACGCGACTACACGCCCACGCCGGAAGATGGCCCAACCGCAGCGCCCGTTGCGACCCACGGCAAGAGCGCTGCCTACATTCGCTATTTGCGCAATCAGGTCTTGCCGTTTGTTGCTAACCGCTACCGAACCGACGAGCAGCGGCGCCTGTATCTGGGGCATTCGTACGGCGGCCTGCTTGGTACGCAGATCCTGCTCAGCAGCCCAGAGATGTTTTCCGGCTACATCCTGGGTAGCCCGTCGTATTGGTATGGCGAACACGCCATGGTGGAGCAGGAAAAAACGTTTGTCGCTTCGCATACCGATCTTCCGGCGCGGGTGTACATGTACGTCGGCGAGTACGAGCAAGTGCGCTATCACCAGAACCACGACATGGTCATCGACGCACAGAACATGGCGAAAGTCCTGCACGCGCGCGGCTATCCGTCGTTGCATCTCGCGCTGGACGTTCTCAATGACGAAGACCACCTGAGCATCGGGCCACGCGGGACCACCCACGGTTTGAAGGTCTTGCTTGGCACCACAGCTGACGCCCGGAGCGAGCGGTGA
- a CDS encoding MarR family winged helix-turn-helix transcriptional regulator — MNSPSPTLGTLVRHLIELLDGDLEAVYAAAGLDWRPRYTPVLRALLRSGPLSIKALAQEIGITHSAASQTVAQMTRQRLTVLKPGADARERIVTLTPKAKTMVPALQQQWAATNAAAAQLDQELSVALSTVLSEAITALQYRSFATRIAAVVEASSLSTTR, encoded by the coding sequence ATGAACTCGCCTTCTCCCACCCTTGGCACCCTGGTCCGGCATCTGATCGAACTGCTCGATGGCGACTTGGAAGCGGTCTACGCCGCTGCAGGGCTCGACTGGCGGCCGCGCTACACCCCCGTCCTGCGCGCCCTGCTGCGATCGGGGCCGCTGTCCATCAAGGCCCTTGCGCAGGAAATCGGCATTACCCATTCCGCTGCCAGCCAGACCGTGGCGCAGATGACCAGGCAACGGCTCACCGTGTTGAAGCCAGGTGCCGACGCGCGCGAACGGATCGTCACGCTGACCCCAAAAGCAAAGACGATGGTGCCTGCACTGCAACAGCAATGGGCGGCGACAAACGCAGCTGCCGCACAGCTCGACCAGGAACTCTCCGTTGCGCTCTCCACTGTTCTCAGTGAAGCCATCACCGCCTTGCAATATCGCTCATTCGCTACCCGTATCGCAGCTGTCGTCGAAGCCTCCTCCCTTTCAACCACCCGCTAG
- a CDS encoding SymE family type I addiction module toxin: MTRRRPPTASASARPTRTRTRPAPPKRVQWVVVEPDRTKLPPMLPPDPDASPQGPGTLRAPRRARRPRQCTVSYAHYPGTHDHAGDQHVPHVRLSGPWLEQLGFAIGTKLRITASAGQLLMEVLRPAEVPGNQRRERR, from the coding sequence ATGACACGCCGCCGCCCACCCACGGCATCTGCCAGCGCTCGGCCCACCCGCACGCGCACGCGCCCCGCGCCGCCCAAGCGGGTGCAGTGGGTCGTTGTGGAACCCGACCGCACCAAGCTGCCACCGATGCTGCCGCCCGACCCGGACGCCTCCCCGCAAGGCCCTGGCACGCTGCGCGCACCCCGCCGCGCCCGCCGCCCGCGCCAATGCACCGTCAGCTACGCCCATTACCCCGGCACCCACGACCACGCGGGAGACCAGCACGTGCCCCACGTCCGCCTCAGCGGCCCATGGCTGGAACAACTGGGCTTTGCCATCGGCACCAAGCTGCGCATCACCGCCAGCGCGGGGCAGTTGTTGATGGAGGTGTTGCGGCCGGCGGAGGTGCCTGGAAATCAACGTAGGGAGCGTCGGTGA
- a CDS encoding CPBP family intramembrane glutamic endopeptidase has protein sequence MHAPTPSVANSALSAHSHPSHRIALGERNVLQPGRLRWLRAIGWAVLLLVVVATLAPMAGRGVGSLLPKDSRPLQLVASLVGIAVGLAIYVLAVRLAEGRRASELALRPMLPQLTIGLVVGAAMFATVMGIMALFGLYDIQALGPAPAWTAVRKALQAGVIEELLFRAIFLRLVWRAFGPWVAFAASAALFGFGHIANPHATVFAALCIALEAGLLLGAFYALTGRLWMSIGVHIAWNFTQGYLFGAAVSGTDMGPAIARSTARSGFPEWLTGGAFGPEASLPGVLICLAVGLTVLWMAWRAGSFAKQP, from the coding sequence ATGCACGCACCAACGCCATCGGTTGCCAATAGCGCACTGTCTGCACACAGCCACCCCTCTCACCGGATCGCGCTAGGCGAGCGCAACGTCCTGCAACCCGGCCGCCTACGCTGGCTGCGGGCGATTGGCTGGGCGGTCCTGTTGCTGGTGGTGGTCGCCACGCTGGCGCCCATGGCCGGCAGAGGTGTGGGCAGCCTGCTGCCCAAGGACTCCCGGCCCCTGCAACTGGTCGCCAGCCTGGTCGGCATCGCGGTGGGATTGGCGATCTACGTACTGGCAGTGCGCCTGGCCGAAGGACGACGCGCCAGCGAGCTTGCACTGCGTCCGATGTTGCCGCAGCTGACCATTGGCTTGGTTGTCGGCGCAGCCATGTTCGCCACGGTCATGGGCATCATGGCGCTGTTCGGGCTGTACGACATCCAAGCGCTGGGTCCGGCGCCGGCCTGGACCGCGGTGCGCAAGGCCTTGCAGGCCGGGGTGATCGAAGAGCTGTTGTTCCGCGCCATCTTTCTGCGACTGGTATGGCGTGCATTCGGCCCGTGGGTTGCGTTTGCCGCCTCTGCCGCGCTGTTCGGCTTCGGCCATATCGCCAACCCGCATGCAACCGTGTTTGCGGCACTTTGTATCGCACTGGAAGCCGGCCTCCTGTTGGGCGCGTTCTACGCCTTGACTGGCCGCCTCTGGATGTCGATCGGCGTGCATATCGCCTGGAACTTCACCCAGGGCTATCTGTTCGGTGCGGCGGTCTCCGGAACCGACATGGGTCCCGCCATCGCCCGCAGCACCGCCCGCTCCGGATTTCCCGAGTGGCTCACCGGCGGCGCCTTCGGCCCGGAAGCCTCGCTGCCCGGCGTGCTGATCTGCCTGGCGGTGGGCCTGACGGTGTTGTGGATGGCGTGGCGCGCGGGCAGCTTTGCAAAGCAACCCTGA
- a CDS encoding DUF4126 family protein, which yields MALIHSILMSAVAGMRSMTPLAAVANAARTGKLPADNGAPALLANPLASAGMLALAGGELAGDKMKTAPDRIVLPGMIARIATGVIVGTALAPREQRGIAALLGATTAVAAAYLTFNARMRAIDRYGQTSTGVVEDAISVGAATLIIRDAAKH from the coding sequence ATGGCTTTGATCCACTCCATCCTGATGAGCGCCGTCGCCGGCATGCGCTCGATGACCCCACTGGCCGCCGTGGCCAACGCTGCACGCACCGGCAAGCTACCTGCTGACAATGGCGCCCCGGCATTGCTCGCCAATCCTCTCGCCTCGGCCGGCATGTTGGCGCTGGCCGGCGGTGAGCTGGCCGGCGACAAGATGAAAACCGCGCCAGACCGTATCGTGCTGCCGGGCATGATTGCCCGCATCGCCACAGGCGTCATCGTCGGCACTGCACTGGCACCGCGCGAACAACGCGGCATCGCGGCATTGCTCGGCGCCACCACCGCAGTGGCCGCCGCCTACCTCACCTTCAATGCGCGCATGCGTGCAATTGATCGTTATGGCCAGACCAGTACCGGTGTGGTCGAAGACGCCATTTCGGTGGGCGCGGCGACATTGATCATCCGGGATGCGGCCAAGCATTAG
- a CDS encoding peptidoglycan-binding domain-containing protein produces the protein MEMDTRYYQQSENYMEDLASGRLSVDAQTRIGGIEPRPIVDDGTIRIGESSDIVRQVQRTLNAEGFRGADNQPLQEDGVYRLSMQPAVINYQQARGLSPTGDIDPATLQQIAPRVFPPELNRDDHNAAPTYRNMQGAAPTQDPLHHQAEDAVRRLEQGLGREYDDNSARLAASSAHLAKEHGLTRIDHVVLSENTKSVRQGENVFVVEGALNDPAHKMAHMKTSEAIAQPVEQSLAQLQALGETQRQQLSQQQDQQREQSIAPQHRMV, from the coding sequence ATGGAGATGGATACGCGTTACTACCAGCAATCCGAAAACTACATGGAAGACCTCGCGAGCGGGCGTCTATCGGTTGATGCCCAGACACGGATTGGTGGCATCGAGCCAAGGCCAATTGTGGACGACGGCACCATCCGCATAGGCGAATCGTCTGACATCGTGCGACAGGTGCAGCGCACATTGAATGCTGAGGGATTCCGAGGCGCAGATAACCAGCCGCTTCAGGAGGATGGTGTGTACCGTCTCTCAATGCAGCCGGCTGTCATCAACTACCAGCAAGCCCGTGGCCTCTCTCCGACGGGAGATATCGATCCTGCGACATTGCAGCAGATCGCTCCTCGTGTATTTCCACCCGAGCTCAATAGAGACGATCACAACGCAGCGCCGACCTATCGAAATATGCAAGGTGCTGCACCCACGCAAGATCCACTCCATCACCAGGCCGAAGACGCAGTTCGCCGCCTTGAGCAGGGCCTTGGCCGAGAGTACGACGACAACAGTGCCCGGCTGGCTGCAAGTAGCGCGCATTTGGCCAAAGAGCACGGACTGACGAGGATCGATCATGTCGTGCTGAGCGAGAACACCAAATCGGTGCGGCAGGGCGAGAATGTCTTTGTTGTCGAAGGCGCGTTGAACGATCCCGCTCACAAGATGGCGCATATGAAGACGAGCGAGGCGATAGCGCAGCCCGTAGAGCAATCCTTGGCGCAATTGCAGGCCTTGGGCGAAACGCAGCGCCAACAGCTATCCCAGCAGCAGGACCAACAGCGAGAGCAGTCGATTGCGCCCCAACACCGGATGGTGTGA
- a CDS encoding glutathione S-transferase family protein, whose product MGLLVDGKWQDSWYDTSKSDGRFERSQSQFRNWVTRDGSAGPHGEGGFRAAPGRYHLYVSLACPWAHRTLIFRRLKGLELMVDVSVVHWLMGQNGWTFAGGPGVVSDTLHDAQYLYEVYLKADPHYSGRVTVPVLWDRERKTVVSNESADIIRMFNSAFDEVGAADGDYYPGPLREQIDAVNTRIYDTVNNGVYKAGFATTQAAYEEAVVPLFETLDWLEAHLGEHRYLCGERLTEADWRLFTTLIRFDAVYVGHFKCNLRRIADYRQLSGFLRELYQMPGIAETVNFQHIKGHYYQSHDIINPTGIVPMGPLLDLDAPHGRGS is encoded by the coding sequence ATGGGTCTGTTGGTCGATGGCAAGTGGCAAGACAGTTGGTATGACACCAGCAAGAGCGATGGGCGCTTCGAGCGCTCGCAATCGCAGTTTCGCAATTGGGTCACGCGCGATGGCAGTGCGGGGCCGCATGGCGAAGGTGGTTTTCGGGCCGCTCCAGGGCGTTATCACCTGTATGTATCGCTTGCCTGCCCGTGGGCGCACCGCACGCTGATCTTTCGTCGCTTGAAAGGTCTCGAGTTGATGGTCGATGTGTCGGTCGTGCACTGGCTGATGGGCCAAAACGGCTGGACCTTCGCCGGTGGGCCGGGCGTGGTGAGCGATACGTTGCATGATGCACAGTATCTGTACGAGGTGTATCTCAAGGCCGACCCGCACTACTCGGGACGGGTGACGGTGCCGGTGTTGTGGGACCGCGAGCGCAAGACGGTGGTGAGTAACGAGTCAGCCGACATCATCCGCATGTTCAATAGCGCCTTCGATGAGGTAGGCGCTGCAGATGGCGATTATTATCCTGGGCCGCTGCGTGAGCAGATCGATGCGGTCAATACACGTATTTACGACACCGTCAATAACGGCGTCTACAAGGCGGGCTTTGCCACCACGCAGGCAGCCTACGAAGAAGCAGTGGTGCCGCTCTTCGAGACGCTGGACTGGCTGGAAGCGCACCTGGGCGAGCACCGTTACCTCTGCGGTGAAAGGCTCACCGAGGCAGATTGGCGGTTGTTTACGACGCTGATCCGGTTCGATGCGGTGTATGTCGGGCACTTCAAATGCAACCTGCGAAGGATTGCCGACTATCGGCAATTGTCCGGATTTCTGCGCGAGCTTTACCAGATGCCCGGTATTGCGGAGACAGTGAATTTCCAGCACATCAAGGGCCATTACTACCAGAGTCACGACATCATCAACCCGACCGGCATCGTCCCGATGGGGCCGCTGCTGGATCTGGACGCGCCACATGGGCGTGGGAGTTAA
- a CDS encoding YiiX/YebB-like N1pC/P60 family cysteine hydrolase, producing MRIALLLLLLIALLPATALALDVHEGDLLFVTAARTGLSGAIDDATATQGEPSFDHVALVAHAGDTEVVLHADEQGSREQALATFIAEASAKQRQIVVYRLTPAYRPAIPHAIAQARRMLGKPYNDTYVQDDNSYYCSDFIERAFRAHQVFALQPMNFKNPQTGNVSPYWTEFYRSKGMAVPQGLPGTNPNDMAKAAALRMVGRLN from the coding sequence ATGCGCATCGCTCTGCTGCTGTTACTGCTCATCGCCCTGTTGCCCGCCACCGCACTGGCGCTGGATGTGCACGAGGGCGACCTGCTGTTCGTCACCGCGGCGCGCACCGGCCTGAGCGGTGCCATCGACGACGCCACCGCCACACAGGGCGAACCCAGCTTCGACCATGTCGCGCTAGTGGCCCATGCCGGCGACACCGAGGTGGTGCTGCACGCCGACGAACAAGGCTCGCGTGAGCAAGCACTGGCGACATTCATCGCTGAGGCCAGCGCCAAGCAGCGGCAAATCGTCGTATACCGGCTCACTCCCGCGTATCGACCCGCCATTCCCCATGCCATCGCGCAGGCACGGCGCATGCTGGGCAAGCCGTACAACGACACTTACGTGCAGGACGACAACAGCTATTACTGCTCGGATTTCATCGAGCGCGCCTTCCGCGCACATCAGGTATTTGCGCTGCAGCCGATGAACTTCAAGAACCCGCAGACTGGCAACGTGTCGCCGTACTGGACTGAGTTCTATCGCAGCAAGGGCATGGCCGTGCCGCAGGGCCTACCCGGCACCAATCCGAACGATATGGCCAAGGCAGCGGCGTTGCGCATGGTTGGCCGGCTGAATTGA
- a CDS encoding DUF3817 domain-containing protein codes for MRSVAALSPMGRLFAVAALIEGVTWAGLLLGMVLKYGTQTTEVVVWLFGRLHGGAFLFYVVVSVLAALRLRWPWWAWALSLLAALPPLVTVPLEMWFRCIGLLGQRLPSAS; via the coding sequence ATGCGTTCTGTTGCTGCGTTGTCGCCGATGGGTCGGCTGTTTGCGGTTGCCGCCTTGATCGAAGGCGTGACCTGGGCCGGGCTGTTGCTCGGCATGGTGCTCAAATACGGCACACAGACCACCGAGGTGGTGGTGTGGTTGTTCGGTCGCCTGCACGGCGGCGCCTTTTTGTTTTACGTGGTGGTCAGCGTGCTCGCCGCACTGCGGCTGCGCTGGCCGTGGTGGGCCTGGGCGCTGAGCCTGTTGGCCGCGCTGCCGCCGCTGGTGACCGTGCCGTTGGAGATGTGGTTCCGGTGTATCGGCTTGCTTGGCCAGCGGTTGCCGTCTGCCAGTTGA
- a CDS encoding VOC family protein has translation MLNHVMVGSNDIARARAFYDAVLGDVFGAPAPVVHQAGTGHIRLFYRHAGSTFSVSEPINDESASPGNGATVGVKCDSPEQVQRFHDIAVAAGGVSIENPPGLRESSMGQTWLAYVRDPDGNKLCAIYRPA, from the coding sequence ATGCTCAACCATGTGATGGTGGGATCGAACGACATCGCACGTGCGCGTGCGTTTTACGATGCAGTATTGGGCGACGTCTTCGGTGCGCCCGCGCCCGTTGTCCACCAGGCGGGTACTGGTCATATCCGGTTGTTCTATCGGCATGCGGGCAGTACTTTTTCGGTCAGCGAGCCGATCAACGACGAATCCGCAAGCCCAGGCAACGGCGCCACGGTCGGCGTCAAGTGCGACTCGCCAGAGCAGGTGCAGCGGTTCCATGACATCGCGGTGGCTGCCGGCGGCGTCTCTATCGAGAACCCGCCCGGCTTGCGCGAGAGCAGCATGGGGCAGACGTGGTTGGCCTACGTGCGCGACCCGGACGGAAACAAATTGTGTGCGATCTATCGCCCAGCGTGA
- a CDS encoding XVIPCD domain-containing protein codes for MESNEESKLPHPKQAGASSASVPPTSPLTDPALAPFLGQSPTLQAGLSQLKRDGIGVVWGNAGGGTYIVPDKQVVIDQNAIGKGGRLAASLSHEIGHHRFAEPPDYSSKQAYVSNMLRGEAAATLSNALVRREIFNNQGPDIGIAGSGNRPQQYEAIADQQMAGRITRNAALNQIAQIFKTEQPSVGPSKTYEQYYGDYYDKHIVPWKLKQGRPEPGAVSDITSSGVQQGGLGPESPSTPPKTPLLPSQPGHADHALYQQIKGGVMQLDAQHGKSWDGASQRMTASLLALAKKEGLSRVDHVVLDNPTGQLAGGEKVFVVQGALNDPAHQRAHMPTVDAVQAPENQSFDRLQAINQTQAQAQAREQQQSLEQSQQAVTQAGPSMAR; via the coding sequence ATGGAAAGCAATGAAGAATCAAAACTTCCGCACCCTAAGCAAGCGGGTGCATCATCTGCCAGCGTACCGCCCACTTCACCGCTGACAGACCCCGCACTTGCTCCGTTTCTTGGACAGTCACCTACGCTACAAGCAGGCTTATCTCAACTCAAACGTGATGGCATAGGCGTTGTGTGGGGTAATGCAGGCGGGGGTACTTACATAGTGCCTGACAAGCAGGTCGTGATTGACCAGAATGCGATCGGCAAGGGCGGGCGACTCGCCGCATCGCTCTCGCATGAAATTGGTCATCACCGGTTCGCTGAGCCTCCTGATTATTCGTCCAAACAAGCTTATGTGAGTAACATGCTCCGCGGCGAAGCTGCAGCAACGCTCAGTAACGCACTGGTTCGGCGTGAGATTTTTAATAATCAAGGGCCGGATATTGGTATCGCTGGTAGCGGAAATAGGCCGCAGCAGTACGAAGCAATTGCCGATCAGCAAATGGCAGGCCGCATCACGCGCAATGCGGCGTTGAATCAGATCGCCCAGATATTCAAGACGGAACAACCTTCGGTTGGGCCAAGTAAGACATACGAGCAATATTATGGGGATTACTATGACAAACACATTGTCCCCTGGAAGCTTAAACAAGGGCGGCCGGAGCCCGGAGCCGTTAGTGATATCACTTCTTCTGGTGTGCAACAGGGTGGGCTTGGCCCTGAATCACCCTCGACACCACCGAAGACCCCGTTGTTGCCCTCGCAGCCAGGCCATGCGGACCACGCGCTGTACCAACAGATCAAAGGCGGTGTGATGCAGCTCGACGCCCAGCACGGCAAGAGCTGGGACGGGGCAAGCCAGCGCATGACCGCCAGCTTGCTTGCACTGGCAAAAAAGGAAGGACTGTCGCGGGTGGACCATGTCGTGCTCGACAACCCCACAGGTCAGCTGGCCGGCGGCGAGAAGGTTTTTGTCGTCCAGGGCGCCCTCAACGACCCGGCACACCAGCGTGCACACATGCCGACGGTGGACGCCGTGCAGGCACCAGAGAACCAGTCGTTCGATCGCCTGCAGGCAATCAACCAGACTCAGGCCCAGGCCCAGGCACGCGAACAGCAGCAGTCGCTGGAGCAGTCGCAGCAAGCCGTTACCCAGGCCGGACCGTCAATGGCGCGTTGA